The Aureitalea marina genome includes a window with the following:
- the dinB gene encoding DNA polymerase IV, with product MSFPFPIRKIIHVDMDAFYASVEQLDDPNLRGKPLAVGGGSIRGVVSAASYEARKFGVRSAMSGPMARELCPELIFVPPRFGRYKEVSKAIREIFLNYTDLVEPLSLDEAYLDVTENKIGFPSATIIASEIRKQIKEKIQLNASAGISVNKFLAKVASDINKPNGQKTIPPEEVIDFLEGLEIKKFFGVGKVTRDKMYRLGIFTGKDLKEKSEEFLTTHFGKSGNHYYKIVRGIQASQVKPSRIQKSLAAERTFRENISSEIFMMDRLDNIATEVENRLQKQNLAGKTITLKIKYSDFTLQTRSKTLNHYVRDKSLILETVKELLFQEKMKDSVRLLGISISNLNNQDREKLTNTKDPPSIDVQLKLDF from the coding sequence ATGTCATTCCCCTTTCCTATACGAAAGATCATCCATGTGGATATGGACGCCTTCTATGCTTCGGTAGAGCAACTGGACGATCCAAACTTACGAGGTAAACCGCTGGCCGTAGGTGGAGGATCGATCAGGGGAGTGGTGAGCGCAGCTAGCTATGAAGCGAGAAAATTTGGGGTACGAAGTGCCATGAGTGGCCCCATGGCCAGAGAACTCTGCCCGGAATTGATCTTTGTTCCACCTCGATTTGGTCGATACAAGGAAGTTTCTAAAGCGATCCGGGAGATCTTTCTCAATTATACCGATCTGGTTGAGCCTTTGTCTCTGGACGAGGCCTACCTGGATGTGACCGAGAACAAGATCGGTTTCCCCAGTGCAACCATCATCGCCAGTGAAATCAGGAAGCAGATCAAAGAAAAGATACAACTCAATGCCTCTGCCGGGATATCGGTTAATAAATTCCTGGCCAAGGTGGCATCGGATATCAACAAACCAAATGGTCAAAAGACCATACCCCCTGAGGAGGTCATCGATTTTCTGGAAGGGCTTGAGATCAAGAAATTCTTTGGAGTGGGCAAGGTGACCCGGGACAAAATGTATCGCCTAGGGATCTTTACCGGTAAAGACCTCAAGGAAAAATCGGAAGAATTTCTGACCACCCATTTCGGAAAGAGTGGAAATCACTATTACAAGATCGTCCGCGGCATTCAGGCCAGCCAAGTGAAACCCAGCCGAATACAAAAATCACTTGCGGCAGAGCGAACCTTTAGGGAGAATATCTCTTCAGAGATCTTTATGATGGACAGATTAGACAACATTGCCACGGAAGTGGAAAATAGACTACAAAAACAAAATCTGGCCGGGAAGACCATTACCCTTAAAATAAAATATAGCGACTTCACGCTACAAACCCGATCTAAGACGTTAAATCACTATGTAAGGGACAAATCATTGATCCTGGAAACTGTTAAAGAATTGTTATTTCAGGAAAAGATGAAAGATTCGGTACGCTTGTTGGGAATCTCGATTTCGAATCTCAACAACCAGGATCGGGAGAAATTGACAAACACCAAAGATCCGCCAAGTATAGACGTTCAATTAAAACTTGACTTTTAG
- the pyk gene encoding pyruvate kinase: MPDQKKTKIVATLGPATSKREVLKEMILSGANVFRINFSHADYDSVKERIELIRDLGRELGTSSAILADLQGPKLRVGVMKEEVVVQPGDQIAFCTGKEFEGTRDRVYMNYEQFPADVKPGEQILLDDGKLIFEVVDTNGKDTVKTKVLQGGPLRSKKGVNLPNTNISLPALTAKDKQDAIFAISQEVDWIALSFVRNSDDLKELQALIEAHSEYKIPIISKIEKPEAVQNIDKIIAYSDGLMVARGDLGVEIPAEQVPLVQKQLVLKAKMARIPVIIATQMMETMITSLTPTRAEVNDVANSVIDGADAVMLSGETSVGNYPVQVIQKMSSILKHVENSPLIKVPHEPPQIRTNRYITKSVCYHAAKMADEIQAKAICTLTNSGYTAFQISAWRPDSHILVFTSNTRILNRLNLLWGVNAFFYDKFVSTDETVEDINKIAAKGGFVKKGDYLVNLAAMPITDKGMVNTLRVSQVK; this comes from the coding sequence ATGCCAGATCAGAAGAAAACTAAAATAGTTGCAACCCTCGGTCCTGCGACCAGTAAACGCGAAGTGCTCAAAGAGATGATCTTGTCTGGAGCCAATGTGTTTCGAATCAACTTTTCTCATGCCGATTACGATTCGGTCAAAGAACGGATCGAGCTGATACGTGACTTGGGGCGAGAATTGGGAACCAGTTCAGCCATACTTGCAGACCTGCAGGGGCCCAAGCTGCGGGTAGGAGTCATGAAAGAAGAAGTTGTTGTGCAGCCAGGAGACCAGATCGCGTTTTGCACCGGGAAAGAGTTTGAAGGCACCCGTGACAGGGTATATATGAATTACGAGCAGTTCCCCGCCGATGTCAAACCGGGTGAACAGATCCTGCTGGACGACGGGAAGCTGATCTTCGAAGTAGTGGATACCAATGGAAAGGATACAGTTAAAACCAAGGTCTTGCAAGGTGGCCCTCTTCGTTCCAAAAAAGGGGTCAACCTTCCAAATACCAATATCTCACTACCTGCATTGACCGCCAAGGATAAGCAAGACGCCATTTTTGCCATCAGTCAGGAAGTAGATTGGATCGCTCTGTCCTTTGTGCGCAACTCAGACGATCTGAAAGAACTGCAGGCGCTTATCGAGGCTCACAGCGAATACAAGATCCCGATCATTTCCAAGATAGAGAAGCCGGAAGCGGTTCAGAACATCGACAAGATCATTGCCTATAGTGATGGCTTGATGGTTGCCCGAGGTGACCTCGGGGTTGAGATTCCCGCAGAGCAAGTTCCGCTGGTTCAAAAACAACTGGTGCTTAAGGCTAAGATGGCGCGTATTCCTGTGATCATCGCCACTCAGATGATGGAGACCATGATTACCTCCTTAACCCCGACCAGGGCTGAGGTGAATGATGTAGCTAACTCAGTCATCGATGGTGCAGACGCCGTGATGCTTAGTGGTGAGACCTCGGTTGGGAACTATCCTGTTCAGGTTATTCAAAAGATGAGTTCCATTCTGAAACATGTAGAGAATTCACCTTTGATCAAAGTTCCCCACGAACCCCCACAAATCAGGACTAATCGATACATTACCAAGTCTGTTTGTTATCATGCAGCCAAGATGGCCGATGAGATCCAGGCGAAGGCTATTTGTACTTTGACCAATAGTGGATATACGGCCTTCCAGATATCGGCCTGGAGACCAGATTCCCATATCCTGGTCTTTACATCCAATACCCGGATCTTGAATCGTCTCAATCTGCTTTGGGGCGTGAATGCTTTTTTCTATGACAAATTCGTCAGTACGGACGAGACCGTAGAGGATATAAATAAGATTGCCGCCAAGGGCGGTTTTGTCAAGAAGGGAGATTATTTGGTCAACCTTGCGGCCATGCCGATCACAGACAAGGGAATGGTGAACACCTTGAGGGTCTCGCAGGTTAAATAA
- a CDS encoding IPExxxVDY family protein, with the protein MATQKMVLELEEFEEEYSLVAIHCSVASHKMAFILNKRLNTRLTRRPIDLEFSNRGLEVTFPLYQYDDNQSYTSYYLIGNACHSQAAQLQSSGGLFNDQSDTSQVTTFLIPEFRKADYFLKVESDLELIPLDQMVSELNQVNEVVTAYQVEPDRIKSKNNLIFD; encoded by the coding sequence ATGGCAACACAGAAGATGGTACTGGAATTGGAAGAATTCGAAGAGGAGTATTCTCTGGTCGCTATTCATTGCAGTGTTGCCTCGCACAAAATGGCCTTTATCCTGAACAAACGATTGAATACACGTTTAACAAGAAGACCGATCGACCTGGAATTTTCAAATCGGGGATTGGAAGTCACCTTTCCTCTTTATCAATACGACGATAACCAAAGTTATACCAGTTATTATCTGATCGGTAATGCCTGTCATAGCCAGGCGGCACAACTGCAGTCATCCGGGGGCTTGTTCAATGACCAATCAGATACCAGTCAGGTGACCACATTCCTAATTCCGGAGTTTAGAAAGGCTGATTATTTTTTAAAGGTGGAATCCGATCTCGAGCTTATTCCCCTCGACCAGATGGTGAGCGAACTAAACCAGGTCAATGAGGTGGTAACAGCCTATCAGGTAGAGCCGGATCGAATTAAATCCAAGAACAACTTAATATTTGACTGA
- the rnc gene encoding ribonuclease III has translation MTSLKKIFSNRPEEESSFYREIKEILGFKPNDIEIYEEAFTHRSMNERNSEGQPQNYERLEFLGDAMLSSVIAAHLFREVPGGNEGYLTKMRSKVVSREHLNELGRDLDLIRFIRTSIPIEQFGGNIHGNIFESLVGAIYLDRGYKYCEKFIDKRVIKPYVDIEKLEGKIISYKSLIIEWCQKNKQSFRFQVYQDSGNEAIKHFAVKLQLEDQIVAKARATSKKKAEERAAKRAYYKLKRKIDVETPH, from the coding sequence ATGACTTCCCTAAAGAAAATATTCTCTAATCGACCGGAAGAGGAAAGTTCGTTCTATCGGGAGATCAAGGAAATACTTGGCTTTAAGCCCAACGACATTGAAATTTACGAGGAGGCCTTTACCCATCGTTCAATGAACGAGCGCAATAGCGAGGGCCAGCCGCAGAATTATGAACGCCTTGAGTTTTTGGGGGACGCTATGCTCAGTTCTGTAATTGCAGCACATTTATTCCGAGAAGTGCCTGGAGGTAACGAGGGATATTTGACCAAGATGAGATCCAAGGTGGTTAGCCGGGAGCATCTAAATGAGCTCGGGAGGGACCTGGATCTGATCCGCTTTATTAGAACCAGTATTCCCATTGAACAATTTGGCGGAAACATCCACGGAAACATCTTCGAATCCCTGGTTGGTGCCATCTACCTGGACAGGGGCTATAAGTATTGCGAGAAGTTTATCGATAAACGGGTCATCAAACCTTATGTCGACATAGAGAAGCTGGAGGGTAAGATCATCAGTTATAAAAGCCTCATCATCGAGTGGTGCCAAAAGAATAAGCAGAGCTTTAGGTTCCAAGTCTATCAAGACAGTGGGAATGAAGCTATCAAGCATTTTGCCGTAAAACTTCAGCTCGAGGATCAGATCGTCGCAAAGGCCAGGGCCACTTCCAAGAAAAAGGCCGAAGAGCGGGCGGCAAAGCGGGCTTATTACAAATTGAAGCGAAAAATTGATGTGGAAACTCCTCACTGA
- the fabF gene encoding beta-ketoacyl-ACP synthase II, giving the protein MELKRVVVTGLGALTPIGNNIEAYWEGLKNGKSGSAPITYYDTEKFKTKFACEIKNYDPNDHFHRKESRKLDRFAQYALISSDEAIVDAKMNLDELDKFRIGVIWGAGIGGLQTFQDEVINFAEGDGTPRFNPFFIPKMIADIAPGHISIKHGFMGPNYTTVSACASSANAMIDALNYIRLGHCDIIVTGGSEAAVTIAGMGGFNAMHALSTRNESPETASRPFDATRDGFVLGEGAGALILEEYEHAKKRGAKIYCEVMGGGMSSDAHHMTAPHPEGIGVERVMINTLNDAGMKPEDVDHINTHGTSTPLGDVAELKAIKAVFGDHSPNININSTKSMTGHLLGAAGAIEAIASILAMQTGVVPPTINHTTVDENIDPSFNLTLNKAQEREVRVAMSNTFGFGGHNACLLFKKIDD; this is encoded by the coding sequence ATGGAACTTAAGCGAGTTGTAGTAACTGGACTTGGTGCACTCACTCCCATAGGAAATAACATTGAAGCTTATTGGGAGGGATTAAAGAATGGTAAGAGCGGAAGCGCTCCGATCACCTATTATGACACTGAGAAATTCAAGACTAAATTCGCTTGCGAGATCAAGAACTACGATCCGAACGATCACTTCCACCGAAAAGAATCCCGAAAATTAGACCGTTTTGCACAATATGCGCTCATCTCTTCAGATGAAGCGATCGTTGATGCAAAAATGAACCTGGACGAACTAGACAAGTTTCGTATAGGTGTGATCTGGGGTGCAGGTATTGGTGGATTGCAAACGTTTCAGGACGAAGTGATAAACTTTGCAGAAGGGGATGGAACTCCACGTTTCAACCCCTTCTTCATTCCCAAAATGATCGCGGACATCGCTCCGGGTCATATTTCCATCAAACATGGGTTCATGGGGCCCAATTACACCACTGTTTCGGCCTGTGCGTCGTCTGCGAACGCTATGATCGACGCCCTGAACTACATCCGTTTAGGTCATTGTGATATAATAGTGACCGGTGGTAGTGAGGCAGCCGTTACCATTGCAGGTATGGGTGGTTTCAATGCCATGCATGCTCTTTCTACCCGGAACGAAAGTCCGGAAACAGCTTCACGTCCTTTCGATGCAACCAGGGATGGTTTTGTTTTAGGTGAGGGCGCTGGTGCCCTGATCCTGGAAGAGTACGAGCATGCCAAGAAACGTGGAGCCAAGATCTATTGTGAGGTAATGGGTGGTGGAATGTCTAGTGACGCTCACCACATGACTGCTCCTCATCCTGAGGGAATTGGGGTAGAGCGAGTGATGATCAACACCCTGAACGACGCCGGAATGAAACCGGAAGACGTAGATCATATCAATACCCACGGTACCTCAACCCCATTGGGAGATGTTGCCGAGCTGAAGGCCATTAAGGCTGTCTTTGGAGATCACAGCCCGAATATCAACATCAATTCGACCAAATCCATGACCGGGCACTTGCTGGGAGCAGCAGGAGCCATAGAAGCCATTGCTTCTATTCTGGCCATGCAAACTGGAGTGGTCCCTCCGACCATCAACCATACTACGGTGGATGAGAACATCGATCCATCTTTTAATCTGACCCTCAACAAGGCCCAGGAGCGCGAAGTCCGGGTGGCCATGAGTAATACTTTTGGTTTTGGAGGTCATAATGCTTGCCTGCTGTTCAAGAAGATAGACGATTAA
- a CDS encoding acyl carrier protein has product MSDIASRVKAIIVDKLGVDENEVVNEASFTNDLGADSLDTVELIMEFEKEFDIQIPDDQAENIATVGQAISYIEEAK; this is encoded by the coding sequence ATGTCAGACATTGCATCAAGAGTAAAAGCGATCATCGTTGACAAGCTGGGTGTTGATGAAAATGAAGTGGTTAATGAAGCAAGTTTCACCAACGACCTTGGGGCGGATTCATTGGATACCGTAGAACTTATCATGGAGTTCGAAAAGGAATTCGATATTCAGATCCCGGATGATCAGGCAGAGAACATTGCTACTGTTGGTCAGGCTATCTCTTATATAGAAGAAGCAAAATAA
- the purN gene encoding phosphoribosylglycinamide formyltransferase, with protein sequence MKQRIAILASGDGTNAENIIRFFEDHQHVEVSLVATNKATAGVIERAERLGVEALVFNREQLKDVAGLLAELKTRKIDFVVLAGFLLMIPHHLIEAFPEHMINIHPALLPKFGGKGMYGMHVHRAVKEKGETETGITIHLVNEHYDQGAILFQSKVEVSPGDSPEQIAEKVHQLEYQYYPKVIEQMVRNTSQIDHG encoded by the coding sequence ATGAAACAACGCATTGCCATACTAGCATCGGGTGATGGCACCAACGCCGAGAATATTATTCGGTTTTTTGAAGATCACCAGCATGTGGAAGTATCCTTGGTAGCTACAAACAAGGCGACAGCAGGCGTTATAGAACGTGCTGAGCGATTAGGGGTGGAAGCCCTTGTATTTAACAGGGAACAACTCAAAGATGTTGCAGGCCTTTTGGCCGAATTGAAAACACGTAAGATCGATTTCGTGGTATTGGCCGGTTTCCTGCTGATGATCCCTCATCACCTTATCGAGGCTTTTCCCGAGCATATGATCAATATTCACCCGGCCTTATTGCCAAAATTTGGAGGTAAAGGCATGTACGGTATGCACGTACATCGAGCTGTCAAGGAAAAAGGTGAGACCGAAACAGGGATAACCATTCATTTGGTCAATGAACACTACGACCAGGGTGCCATCTTATTTCAGTCCAAGGTAGAGGTGTCACCCGGGGACAGCCCCGAGCAGATCGCCGAAAAAGTACACCAGCTGGAATATCAATACTATCCAAAGGTCATCGAACAGATGGTCCGGAACACTTCTCAAATTGATCATGGCTAA
- a CDS encoding viroplasmin family protein translates to MAKKQKYYVVWYGNPDGIYDSWDKCKKAIAGISGAQYKSFESLKEAKIAYDRSYEDYKGKSTTKKKKKLSRSELERIGEPNLYSIAVDAASSGNPGKVEYRGVDTQTGKQLFHQGPFEKGTNNIGEFLALVHGLAFLKKHGSDRILYTDSRIAMGWVKKKKCNSKLERSAKNKPIFDLVDRAEHWLQKHTYKTKIVKWETKAWGEIPADFGRK, encoded by the coding sequence ATGGCTAAAAAGCAGAAGTACTATGTGGTCTGGTATGGCAACCCGGATGGAATCTATGATAGCTGGGATAAGTGTAAGAAGGCCATAGCAGGTATCTCCGGAGCCCAATACAAATCCTTTGAAAGTCTTAAAGAAGCCAAAATTGCCTATGACAGAAGCTATGAAGACTACAAAGGAAAGTCCACGACCAAGAAGAAAAAGAAACTGAGCCGCAGTGAATTGGAACGAATTGGGGAACCCAACCTATATTCTATTGCGGTAGACGCGGCCTCCAGCGGCAATCCCGGAAAAGTTGAATACAGGGGTGTAGATACCCAAACGGGCAAACAGCTGTTTCACCAAGGCCCCTTTGAGAAGGGTACAAATAATATAGGAGAGTTCCTGGCCCTTGTTCATGGCCTGGCTTTTTTAAAGAAACATGGAAGCGACCGGATCTTGTATACCGACTCCCGCATCGCCATGGGATGGGTCAAGAAGAAGAAATGCAATTCCAAGTTGGAAAGAAGTGCTAAGAACAAGCCGATTTTTGACTTGGTAGACCGGGCCGAGCATTGGCTACAAAAACACACTTACAAGACCAAGATCGTCAAATGGGAAACCAAGGCCTGGGGCGAGATCCCTGCAGACTTTGGCCGGAAATGA
- a CDS encoding PfkB family carbohydrate kinase produces MSKLVIVGTVAFDDIETPFGRSDKILGGAATFIGLAASQFKVSGSVVSVVGGDFPKSYLQLLEDKGMDISAIEVIPDGKTFFWSGRYHNDMNSRDTLSTELNVLADFKPVVAKNYLDSEVLMLGNLHPNIQISVIEQMNSRPNLIILDTMNYWMDNTLDELMQVIKMVDVITINDEEARQLTGEYSLVVAAHKIMTMGPKFVVIKKGEHGALLFHKEEVFFAPALPLEEVFDPTGAGDTFAGGFAGYLAKTGDYSYENMKNAIIYGSALASFCVERFGTERLIDLSKPEMHQRLQQFKNLTQFDIELA; encoded by the coding sequence ATGAGCAAATTGGTAATCGTCGGAACTGTCGCTTTTGACGATATCGAAACCCCATTCGGAAGGAGTGATAAGATCCTTGGTGGCGCGGCCACATTTATAGGTCTGGCCGCCTCCCAATTCAAAGTTTCTGGAAGTGTCGTATCTGTTGTTGGTGGTGATTTTCCAAAATCCTATCTGCAACTCCTGGAAGATAAAGGCATGGACATCTCGGCCATCGAGGTCATCCCTGACGGTAAGACCTTCTTCTGGAGTGGAAGGTACCACAACGACATGAATTCCAGGGACACCCTCTCTACAGAACTCAACGTCCTGGCAGATTTCAAACCAGTGGTCGCCAAGAATTATCTGGATTCTGAAGTGCTTATGTTGGGCAACCTGCACCCCAACATCCAGATCTCTGTAATTGAGCAGATGAATAGCCGACCAAATCTAATAATTCTGGATACGATGAATTATTGGATGGACAACACCCTGGACGAGCTCATGCAAGTGATTAAAATGGTTGATGTGATCACCATAAACGATGAGGAAGCCCGGCAACTGACAGGAGAATATTCCCTGGTGGTTGCTGCGCACAAGATCATGACCATGGGTCCCAAATTCGTAGTCATCAAAAAAGGGGAACACGGCGCCCTTCTATTTCATAAGGAGGAAGTCTTCTTTGCCCCTGCCCTTCCGCTGGAAGAAGTTTTCGATCCGACCGGAGCAGGTGACACCTTTGCTGGAGGATTTGCGGGCTACCTTGCGAAGACCGGCGATTACAGCTACGAGAACATGAAGAATGCCATTATCTATGGTTCGGCATTGGCCTCTTTTTGTGTTGAACGATTTGGTACGGAGCGCTTGATCGATCTGTCCAAGCCTGAAATGCATCAACGCCTTCAACAATTTAAGAATCTGACTCAATTCGATATAGAACTCGCATAA
- a CDS encoding amidophosphoribosyltransferase has protein sequence MSDFLKHECGIALIRLRKPLEYYKEKYGTAFYGVNKMYLMMEKQHNRGQDGAGFASIKMDVSPGERYISRIRSNDPQPIQHIFDQINSRINEEFEKDPAVKDDVQLQKKNIPYIGELLMGHVRYGTFGGNSIESVHPFLRQNNWMHRNLIIAGNFNMTNTNELFENLIRLGMHPKEKADTITVMEKIGHFLDDAVRKLYKKAKADGMSKREASPFIVEHLNVAKILRKSAKNWDGGYTMGGLLGHGDAFVLRDPAGIRPAYYYQDDEVIVVASERPAIQTVFNVPFESIKELDPGHALVMKKDGRTSLDQILEPLERKSCSFERIYFSRGSDAEIYQERKKLGALLMPKVLDAIDRDTANTVFSFIPNTAETSFYGMLEAAQDELNSQKNEAILAQKDTLSPEKLEEIQSQTIRTEKIAIKDVKLRTFITEDSSRDDLVAHVYDVTYGVVKPEDNLVIIDDSIVRGTTLKKSILKMLDRLNPKKIVVVSSAPQIRYPDCYGIDMARLEHLIAFNAALELHKDRGNEGIVDEIYAKCKAELEKEDKQDVVNQVKALYEPFTDEEVSEKISEILTHESIDAEVKIIFQSVDDLHMACPKNLGDWYFTGDYPTPGGNRVVNRAFVHFYEGNPARAY, from the coding sequence ATGAGCGACTTTTTAAAGCACGAATGTGGAATTGCCCTGATAAGGCTTCGCAAACCCCTTGAATATTACAAGGAGAAATACGGTACCGCCTTTTATGGTGTGAACAAGATGTACCTGATGATGGAGAAGCAGCACAACCGAGGGCAGGACGGTGCTGGCTTTGCCAGTATTAAAATGGACGTTTCCCCCGGGGAACGATACATCAGTCGGATCCGCTCCAACGACCCGCAACCCATTCAACACATTTTTGATCAGATCAACTCCAGGATCAATGAGGAGTTTGAGAAGGATCCCGCAGTCAAGGACGACGTTCAGTTACAGAAAAAGAATATACCCTATATAGGCGAACTTCTTATGGGGCATGTACGGTATGGTACTTTTGGAGGTAACAGCATTGAAAGTGTTCATCCTTTCCTGAGACAGAATAACTGGATGCATCGAAACCTCATCATTGCAGGTAACTTCAACATGACCAACACCAATGAGCTGTTCGAAAACCTGATCCGCTTAGGGATGCATCCTAAAGAGAAAGCCGATACCATTACGGTGATGGAGAAGATCGGACATTTCCTGGATGATGCAGTTCGCAAACTATACAAAAAGGCCAAAGCTGACGGAATGAGCAAGCGAGAGGCCTCTCCTTTTATTGTAGAACATTTGAATGTCGCCAAAATCCTGCGTAAATCAGCCAAGAACTGGGACGGAGGTTATACCATGGGCGGATTGCTAGGTCATGGAGATGCATTCGTACTTAGAGATCCCGCTGGTATTCGACCTGCTTATTATTATCAGGACGACGAAGTGATCGTTGTGGCCTCTGAACGCCCTGCCATTCAAACCGTATTCAATGTTCCTTTCGAGTCCATTAAGGAACTAGACCCTGGTCATGCCCTGGTCATGAAGAAAGACGGACGTACTTCCCTGGACCAGATCCTGGAGCCCTTAGAACGAAAATCTTGTTCTTTCGAGCGGATCTATTTCTCTCGAGGAAGTGATGCCGAGATCTATCAAGAAAGGAAAAAGCTGGGCGCCTTACTGATGCCCAAGGTGCTGGATGCCATCGATAGGGATACGGCCAATACGGTCTTTTCGTTCATTCCTAATACGGCAGAAACCAGCTTCTACGGTATGCTGGAAGCGGCCCAGGACGAATTGAACAGTCAAAAGAACGAAGCCATTTTGGCACAGAAGGACACTCTGAGTCCTGAAAAACTTGAAGAGATCCAATCACAAACCATTCGTACCGAAAAGATCGCCATCAAGGATGTAAAACTGCGGACATTCATTACTGAAGACAGCAGTCGTGACGATCTCGTAGCTCACGTCTACGATGTTACCTACGGCGTTGTGAAACCCGAAGATAACTTGGTGATCATCGATGATAGTATCGTAAGAGGAACAACCCTGAAGAAAAGTATCCTTAAGATGCTGGACCGATTGAACCCAAAAAAGATCGTGGTAGTGTCTTCTGCTCCCCAGATCCGATATCCGGATTGCTACGGTATCGATATGGCTCGCCTTGAACATTTGATCGCATTTAATGCAGCTCTCGAACTACATAAGGATAGAGGCAACGAAGGAATCGTTGATGAGATCTACGCCAAATGTAAAGCCGAACTGGAGAAAGAGGACAAGCAGGATGTGGTGAACCAAGTGAAAGCTTTATATGAGCCTTTCACTGATGAGGAGGTTTCTGAAAAGATCTCCGAAATACTTACTCACGAATCGATTGATGCCGAAGTCAAGATTATCTTTCAATCTGTGGATGACCTGCATATGGCTTGCCCAAAAAACCTGGGAGACTGGTACTTTACAGGCGACTACCCAACACCGGGAGGGAACCGCGTGGTGAACAGAGCTTTTGTACATTTCTACGAAGGCAATCCGGCAAGAGCTTATTAA
- a CDS encoding superoxide dismutase, producing MSFELPQLPYSHDALEPHIDTKTMQIHHGKHHAGYTAKLNAAVDGTDLAGKSIEEILGSLDMSNGALRNNGGGYYNHCLFWEVMGPDGGGQPGGDLGAAIDSAYGNFEGFKEAFAKAAATQFGSGWAWLCVHPGGKVEVCQTANQDNPLMPGITCGGTPILGIDVWEHAYYLNYQNRRPDYVEAFFSVINWSEVARRYEAGK from the coding sequence ATGTCATTCGAATTACCACAATTACCTTATAGTCACGACGCCCTGGAACCCCATATCGACACTAAAACCATGCAGATTCACCACGGGAAACATCATGCCGGTTATACAGCCAAGTTGAATGCGGCAGTAGATGGAACGGATCTGGCCGGAAAGAGCATCGAAGAGATCCTGGGAAGTCTGGATATGAGTAATGGTGCTTTAAGAAATAACGGTGGAGGTTATTACAACCATTGCCTTTTTTGGGAGGTCATGGGGCCTGATGGAGGTGGACAGCCAGGAGGTGATCTTGGGGCAGCCATCGATTCAGCATATGGGAATTTTGAAGGGTTTAAGGAAGCATTTGCCAAAGCTGCCGCCACTCAATTTGGCTCCGGATGGGCTTGGTTATGTGTTCATCCTGGTGGCAAGGTAGAAGTTTGTCAAACTGCTAATCAAGATAACCCATTGATGCCCGGTATCACCTGCGGAGGCACTCCTATCCTTGGAATTGACGTTTGGGAGCATGCATACTACCTGAACTACCAAAATAGACGGCCAGATTATGTAGAAGCTTTCTTTAGCGTAATCAACTGGTCTGAAGTTGCTCGTCGATACGAAGCGGGCAAGTAA